A region from the Acyrthosiphon pisum isolate AL4f chromosome A1, pea_aphid_22Mar2018_4r6ur, whole genome shotgun sequence genome encodes:
- the LOC100159470 gene encoding vacuolar protein sorting-associated protein 54 — MDRAVTREPIWQKCKFCHNATFEQLHQFERHLYDVHSRRKDGQYFCEYGDTRICCKKSNESDYKIHVVYNHAFQSVNCVKPYRKTSDNKRPTDEWNFYSASQSLATVLNDPRRPRTKDFFTKIWGDKFTDTSPIPPPQHLPVIRPQYFQTYLKRIPKRHKKLVEPQPKKDKQDYPSEILQQFPNLRLTKSTDRVSYDLSEVPSIFLEPHFDLSKRETLFTVFPNIFLTSDTHANDVTANIRISDKSILEKKLSHYLDTVEVKIAQQVSSKSEAFFHTMTSHDTLMEQIHLSIQLAQNLRCRIRQVNEKFVSKPLTILKTKTTILNHTNIIEKLKLMATVYHTQTTIQVLLSAADYVAALDLIYTTKDLLSKELSGVHCFRHLTSELNEIIKMIDALMAGEFERCSSADLNRPLVGTDIEVLEKDKLFSILMGMLRRKNWAFLEAYSKECETAISAAIKKSVIDTVANSDVDHQISQSSNLESYLYCLTTNEWLNMLEDCSYTLSLLLRRIKAGYNIMHHALNVSAKKFNSHNENTIDLEEPSFDYNLSEEDYIKVRAKLTNLLNSITECAVVKYAQLVNKSSSANTESEQVSGITEQLNGDDESRNYCLSDQKQLLRLSECIKNLSECYVEVCPNQDVGFKILQAAMQSEANNFIKKFHTEKINKLQLLLDSENWRQKVVPSEFQHLVEYIQTTGQFSMPKPLSPKTSTKPAQILIVNDESFAVVGTVLLLIQMVTEYCTKADEINLAAQSLLRYVCDILREYNSRSYYLVLQAKAISNKTGLKKITCTNLVLSLRALQLLLWIVPYIQTHFSSFLEESQVNTILNRVKNDITKHIKDIQDKLHDIVKQIIMQQMSNWEAKPPIPSKSFQNICKHICKLHEAIASILPKIQIQYLYRRIHITFKEILHECINKMDNTNNDGPLRGIVSSELMFYIKSLESIDALPKEEMALQSMNDIWNENFSTNNGH; from the exons ATGGATAGGGCTGTGACCAGAGAACCAATTTGGCAGAAGTGCAAATTTTGTCACAATGCCACGTTTGAACAATTGCATCAATTTGAACG acactTGTATGATGTGCATAGTAGAAGAAAAGATGGTCAGTACTTTTGTGAGTATGGCGACACTAGAATTTGCTGCAAAAAGTCTAATGAATCCGATTACAAAATACATGTTGTCTACAACCATGCTTTCCAATCAGTAAATTGTGTCAAACCTTACCGTAAAACGTCAGATAATAAACGTCCAACAGATGAATGGAATTTCTACTCAGCCTCCCAAAGTCTTGCTACTGTTTTAAATGATCCAAGACGGCCTCGAACT AAAGATTTCTTTACTAAGATATGGGGTGATAAATTCACTGATACGAGTCCAATTCCACCACCTCAACATTTGCCTGTAATAAGGCCTCAATACTTTCAAACTTATCTTAAACGTATACCAAAA CGACATAAAAAACTTGTGGAACCTCAACCGAAAAAAGATAAACAGGATTATCCTTCAGAAATCCTTCAGCAATTTCCGAATTTACGATTAACTAAATCAACAG acagGGTGAGTTATGATTTATCTGAGGTTCCATCTATATTTTTGGAACCTCATTTTGATCTCAGTAAACGTGAAACATTATTTACTGTGTTTCCCAATATATTCCTCACATCAGATACCCATGCCAATGATGTTACAGCTAATATTAGAATATCTGATAAATCTATCCTCGAgaaaaag ttgaGCCATTATTTAGATACTGTAGAGGTAAAAATTGCACAACAGGTAAGTTCAAAATCAGAAGCATTTTTTCATACAATGACATCACATGATACACTTATGGAACAAATTCATCTATCAATACAACTAGCTCAAAACCTGCG ATGTAGAATCAGACAAGTGAATGAAAAGTTTGTATCAAAACcattgacaattttaaaaactaaaaccacaattttaaatcataccaatataattgaaaag ttGAAATTAATGGCTACAGTATATCACACACAAACGACAATACAAGTACTACTATCAGCTGCTGATTATGTTGCTGCTTTAGACTTAATTTATACCACTAAGGATCTATTATCTAAGGAACTTTCTGGAGTCCACTGCTtcag gcATTTGACTTCagaattaaatgaaattattaaaatgatagaTGCATTAATGGCTGGTGAATTTGAAAGATGTTCATCAGCAGACCTCAATCGTCCATTAGTAGGTACTGATATAGAGGTTTTGGAAAAA gataaattattttcgatacTTATGGGGATGTTAAGGCGTAAAAATTGGGCATTTTTAGAAGCATACAGTAAAGAATGTGAAACAGCAATAAGTGCtgcaattaaaaaaagtgttatAGATACAGTTGCAAATAGTGATGTTGATCATCAGATCAGTCAGTCATCAAATTTAGAaagttatttgtattgtttaactACTAATGAGTGGTTGAATATGCTAGAAGACTGTTCTTACACTTTGTCTCTTCTTTTACGAAGAATAAAg gcaGGATATAATATCATGCATCATGCTCTTAATGTCAGCGCTAAAAAGTTCAATAGTCACAATGAAAATACTATTGA tttagaaGAACCGTCATTTGATTATAATCTTAGTGAAGAAGATTATATTAAAGTCAGAGCAAAGCTGACTAATCTTTTAAACTCTATAACCGAGTGTGCTGTTGTTAAATATGCTCAATTAGTTAATAAGAGTTCTAGTGCCAA TACTGAAAGTGAACAAGTTAGTGGTATTACCGAACAACTCAATGGAGATGATGAATCcagaaattattgtttatcagaTCAAAAACAGTTGTTACGATTGTctgaatgtataaaaaatttgagtGAATGTTACGTAGAAGTATGCCCTAATCAAGATGtcggatttaaaatattacaggCTGCCATGCAATCAGAG gccaataatttcattaaaaaatttcacACTGAGAAAATCAACAAACTCCAACTACTTTTAGATAGCGAAAACTGGCGGCAAAAAGTTGTGCCTTCAGAATTTCAACActtagttgaatatattcaaactactg GTCAATTTTCAATGCCCAAACCATTATCACCAAAAACCTCCACTAAACCAGCTCAGATATTGATTGTAAATGATGAAAGTTTTGCAGTGGTTGg gaCTGTGTTACTTTTGATTCAAATGGTAACTGAGTACTGTACAAAGGCTGATGAGATAAATTTGGCCGCACAAAGTTTGTTACGCTATGTGTGCGATATCTTAAGAGAGTATAACTCtagatcatattatttagtattgcAAGCAAAGGCAATATCAAACAAGACTGGTCTAAAGAAAATAACATGTACTAATTTGGTGTTATCACTTAGAGCTTTACAACTGTTACTATGGATTGTACCTTACATACAAACACACTTTTCTA gttTTTTGGAAGAATCTCAAgtgaacacaatattaaatagaGTTAAAAACGATATTACAAAACACATCAAAGACATACAAGACAAACTGCATGATATAGTAAAACAGATAATCATGCAGCAAATGTCAAACTGGGAGGCTAAACCTCCTATTCCGTCCAAatcgtttcaaaatatttgcaa acatataTGTAAACTTCATGAGGCCATAGCAAGTATACTgccaaaaattcaaattcaatacttGTATAGACGAATTCATATAACGTTCAAAGAAATCCTACATGAATGCATAAACAAAATGGACAATACTAATAATGATGGGCCCTTACGCgg aattgTGTCGTCTGaattaatgttttacattaagtCATTAGAAAGCATAGATGCATTACCCAAAGAAGAAATGGCATTGCAATCAATGAATGATATATGGAATGAAAATTTCTCAACGAACAACggtcattaa